In Sciurus carolinensis chromosome 4, mSciCar1.2, whole genome shotgun sequence, the sequence GACTTATgatttaatattctcaaaatttaacacctttttaaaaatttattacttgtacataattttaaattttcctcttatgCTATACTCATTATAAATTGTATGAGATAATATATTCAGACATAAATATCATGATTTCAGTTAACAGTTCATATTATATTGTTGGTACAGTAATTCAGATTATTTACTAAtgtaataatttccttttttattagatatctttccacttttgttggtgcattataattttacacaaTAGTGGGTTTTGTTATAATACTTTTTTTGTTTACACTAACTACATAGCATatgatagcttttaaaaatattaatatatttgattcTTACAActaacttgtgattttttttaatgaaaatgattatTCTCTAAATGGTAATTATTGCTCATGTTGTAATATtaggaattttgaaattttctggatatatttctactaggtagttttcctaatttggcAAAAACTGCTTTTTTTGtccatattaaatatttttgaaatttttacctTCATAAAGATAAAATGTGTGACTATCGTTCACCTATTGCATATTATGAGACTACAATAATATATGTAATGAACcaattgttaaataaaaagaaccttTGCAATCTTTTTAGTAAGAAAGACTTCTCATTAATACCTTTTCATGGCAAgtgatagaaaattttaaaaagaaaattctgaagtaTTGTATGTATGAACTTAATTGGGGATTGTTGTTTGAATAAAAACCACATAGCATTCGACAAAATAGGGTGATATGCTTAAAGAGATGTCAAAACTCTATTTTGCACTAAAAATTTGACCAAACCTGTACAATTTTCCAGtccttaaaaaagaatgcaatAGAAGCCTATTCTTGtgggtaatttatttattttgaagttgagcacataaatatgtatatctgatataacaagaaaataatttgtctttatgACTCAGTGTTATGTGGTGGTACATGctgataaagaaaatggagaaacaattattattattggaTTTGTTAGAGAAAATTGTATGGAGAACTGAACTTGAATTGACTCTTTAAGGCATTTAAATGTGTTAAAGGGGAGATCATGTATGGAGCATCATAGCACAGTGAGATTATTTTGATTTACTCTTTTACTGAGGGTTAATTAATTCATATGCCTACATTAGATGTCCACAGCTTTTATTGAGTCCTTGCCATATCCCTGGGACTGTAGTTAATATTAATgctgaacattttattaaaatatcagaaaactcTATACAGCCTTTGAGTTTAGTAGGCCCACAATTATTGCTATTCAAAATGACATagtataaatgaattaaaaaatacaaaacaataaaaggaagGATTCAACcaaattaaattttacatatatagttAGTACTTTGTGTTTACTTTGTCAACTGATCAATTGAGTCTTTAAAagctaattgaaaaaaaattctcaaaactttctttaaagttattttagaTATATCTTTGCTTATGTGGCAACAGCCAATAACTTAGGAAAATCAGAAtggaaaaaacaagaataaaaatataaacaagggaTAACATGGCAAAAAATAAACATCGATAcaatttagaagaaataattgAGACTCTCCCTAAGAAGCAGGACTTTTGttgtttatgaaataaaataggtAAATGTGTTATTTCGTTGTTGttgattcattttcaaaattaagtgtAGAAAAAggttcagaatttaaaaatttaattttaattgtttggtggcctgattttatatttcaatcaaaatttgggaattttggttttatttcagtttttgttaTTCTCTACCTTGACTTCCCTGAAGTTAATGATGGAAAATCAAACATCAGTGGTAGAGTTCATTCTTCTCGGATTGACTAATGATGTCAAGTTGCAGgctgtgcttttcctttttctactacTAACCTACATCTTCAGTATCATGGGAAACTTGACCATCATCATTCTGACCCTGTTGGATTATCGCCTACAGactcccatgtatttcttcctccgAAATTTTGCACTTTTGGAAatatcttttacttctgtctttgTTCCCAAAATGCTAGTCAATATTGGGACTGGAGATAAGACTATCTCCTTTGCTGCTTGCTTCACTCAGTATTTTTTTGCAATCCTTCTGGGAGCAACTGAATTTTACCTCTTAGCGGCCATGTCCTAcgatcgctatgtggccatttgcagACCCCTGCATTACACAACCTTAATGAGCAGGAGACTTTGCATTGGACTCGTGTTCTGTTCCTGGTTCTCTGGATTTATAGTTGTCATTGTGCCACATACGATGACTCTCCAGCTGCCTTTCTGTGCATCCAACATCATCAATCATTATTGCTGCGACTACACTGTGCTGTTGCACTTATCCTGTTCAGACACATATTTCATAGAAGTGATTCAGCTTGTCCTTGCTGCAGTCACCCTCATCTTCACCTTGGTGCTGGTGATTCTTTCCTACACATACATTATCAGAACCATTTTGCGATTCCCTTCTGTTCACCAGAGGAAAAAAGCCTTTTCTACCTGTTCCTCTCACATGATTGTGGTCTCGCTTTCATATGGAAGCTGcatctttatgtatataaatCCTGTTAAAGATGCAGCAACTTTTAACAAGAGAGTGGCTGTTCTAAATACCTCCATTGCCCCTCTGTTGAACCCATTCATCTATACTCTAAGGAACAAGCAAGTGAAAATAGCCTTCAAAGATATGGTaagtaatataattttttcaaaaaagtgaaACTGTTTCAGGTTCATTATCACTCAATGTTTAGAAGACCACAGTTGTATATTATTGTAACTTAAATGTATTTCCTACATTATGTAATTAATATTCCTATTTGTACACTGAAAcagtaaaattatttaatgaagccaatttttaaaattttaatgctcCTAAATAAATCCagatctgtgtgtatgtgtgcattacCTCTTAGCATttcattgctatttttctttatttagaccTCACTTTTAGTAAAAAAGTGGAATAAGGTCAGAATTGAGAATATGACGTAtactaatttgctttttaaaacattgacATTTGGTCTTTGATCTCTGTACTTAATTAAATTAACAAGTTaaggaaatttaatttattaataataacaatatttggTGAATTCATACAAaggttattttcaaatttcaaatttagatttaaatttagtctttttgCAATAATTACTTAATGCATACTTAGGCACACTCAATATTTGAGAtaagaaaattctgagaaatggaaaatcatgtgtttgttttaatatctataaaatactACATGGTGACTCACATGCAGATTAAACTCCCTGAGCTAATCtatgaaagagaggaagggatgcTTCAAGCTTGAGGTCATTAGAAGCACATCTTCCAGGAAAATTTCATGTAATTTGTTGTTATACCTGTTCATTCATAAATGCTATTGTGAAATAAAACCCTGTTAATATTATTTGTGGTATTAATGATTTTACagatttaaattatattctttttaaatctttcatcaTATTAAGTCTGGAGTGTTTGTTACAGTTTTGactggaatgttcccccaaaggctcatgtgctaAAAAGGTTTGGTTCCCAtagtagcaatgttcagagatgaggctttggggaagtgattagatcatgagactTTTGACCTCatcgatggattaatccactgaaggaCTCATAGCTGAATGaattattgggaagtggtggaaaatGTGGGAGGTGGAACCTAGTAGAAGGAAGTGGATACTTGGGGGTGTGGGGTTATATCTTATTGTTGAacccttcctctctccatttctctttccctccatccCCCATCTCTTTGCCTTCTAGCTATCatatgaggtgagcaactttgctTTACCATGCTCTCACCCATGATCTCTACCATGACGTCTGTCTCACCTCTGGTCTATAGCAATGGGGCCAGCTGACTGTGggctaaaacctctgaaaccataagtcaaaataaatctttcctcctttcagttgtttttctcaagtattttgtcatagtgatgaaaagctaacacagtcTTTTTAACCTGATTTCCTTAAGCAGGGACTGCTTTGCAAGTAAAAGCTaccattttatgaatatttttttgtCTATATTAAAATTTTCGAATTCATGGAACAAATTTATGGTttggttgttttaaaattaaatcatctaatccccagtaccacaaaaaaaattaaatcatctaTAGATATTTCTACTCCTATACTTCAAACAGTCACATAGAGTAAAAAGAGTTCTAAATGTTTATTAAAGCATTAGAGTTAGTGTCAAATTTGTActtttgaattgaattttccaTTGAGTAATGATGGAATATTAATGCATAGTAGAGATACTAAAAGAATGTTGCTGGGAACTATAAAGGAAAAAGTTGATTCAAAATGTAGAATTTGACAGTTCTCATATGCCCAGCCATACTTACATAAAGAATCATCTAAATCTCTAACATATAACTGATATAAGCGAGGTAGTTAATTTATTACTTTGTGATTATGACAGGCAGTTGAGTCATGAGTGTActcatttgttgttttaaataccATCCTCAGTGCATTAATTAAGTCATCACAAGCGTTGTTTCATCCTGTGATGGTTGTTCAATTTCAAAAGATAGATTAACAAATTATACATAGCAAGACATTTGAATAACAGAGATGATTTCCTTTaaaacacacaaatgcacacaaacATAGGTTTTAAAACCCATTCAAAGTAGCCCATTTAGTGCACACTATATCTGTATTTGAAATATCATGCTGAACTCCACTAGAACgtacaattaatacatgttaataaaaatgaaataaactgaaaCTAAGACTTTATCTGGAGGAAAACTAGTATATCAGCTAATAAAAATTGCAGAAAATATGAATTAGCATAGAATTCTATTTGCCTGAGATCCTTAACAGCCAGAAATTCTTTGAATCTGCAAAGCAGTTATTAATGATATCCAAAATCAAATGCATGTTGCAGTTCAGCTTCCAAAtcatttaggaaataataatgaATTGTGGATTACACatttattagtaaatattttgtttgtttttgagactttGAAACTCAGCAATATGTATGAGATACATAATCTTATTATTCACAAGATAGAATATGTACTATATTCCATTGTGAGAATGTGttgagtatatatatttatttatttccaggtTTTCTCTGAAATGCTTTTAATGTTGACAATATCCTTAAAACTGCTTTGTGAAGTGGTTTCTGTTAGAGTGCTAAAGTATTGAGACATCAGGAAAGGCCAAGTATAAGTCAGTGGGACTACCTTTGTCAACAAAAATAGTGATTCAAATATGTAGCACTCTGGGAGAAATCACAGAGATTAGTATCACCCTTAGGGTCTTGAAAGATACAGGTGCCATTACTACCATTCCTCTCTTCAATTTGCCTATTTGGTCTATGGGGAAGACGGATGAATCCTGGAGGGTGTCAATAAATTATCATAAACTTCATCAGGTGTTGGCTTCAATTGCTGCTGCTACTCAAGATGCGGTTTTATTGCTGGGAAAAATCAATATATCCCCTGGAACCttcatttgaatgtttttctttatatctgtCATTAAACATTGAAGAAACAGCTGACTTTCAGCTGGAAAGAGCAGTGCAGCAACATTGCCCCACCCTACCATATCTACTCTAGTCCTATGTCATGATCTAGTCTTTAGGGAAACTGATTGCCTTTCACTTCTTCAGAACATGACactgtttcattttattgatgaCAATATTCTGAATGGACTTAGTGAACAGATGTAGCAAGGGATATAAATGCATGTGAAATACCTTTGTTACTAAAGTGTGAGAAAAACTGTTATGATTAAGGGATCCATTATTTCAGTGAAATTTCTGGAGTTCCATTGGTCTAGAGAATGTTGAGATAGCTCTTCCACATTGCTAAGTTAATACATATAGTTCCTCCTATTACTAAGAAAGTGTTATACCACCTATTAAGCATCTTTGGACTTTGGAGTAATTCATACCACATACTTCTTTGACACATAAAAATGCTTCTTTTGGGTGGGATCCGGAATAAAAGAAGCCTTTGCAAAAGGTCTCGACTTCCATGTAAGATTCTCTGGCACCTAGCAGATCCAACGCAGCTTGAAGTGTCAGTGTCAGATAGACATGTTGCATGTAGACGTTTGCAGGTTCCTATAGGTGAATTGCACTGTGGATACTTAGGATTTTGAGAAAAACCAGGGCATCCACTGTGGATATCTACTGTGTTTTCAAATAGTTGTTTTCAGGTTGATGTTGGGACTTAGTAAAGAATGAATTCTTGATCAATTTCTCATATGATGTTAGAtattcaacttaaaatggataCTGTCTGTTCATCTAGTCATACAGCTTGGTAAGCATAAGCAAAACTTCATCATCAAGCAGAAATGAGATCCTGCCCTTGAAGTCATCCTTCAAAATGTGAATGTTGTATATCAGGAAAGAGTATCAGTAAGGTCAGAGGGTACATGAAACTGAGAGAGGAAGTATAGCCCAGCCCCACATGTGATTTACTACTATTGCAATAACCACTTCCTTTCAATTCATATCTAAGGATTCATGGGAAATCACATGTGGCTCAATTGCCTTATGAAGGGTATATTTGTGACAGTGGTGGGGACTGTGGGTAGCTTTAACAGCATGGATCCTCCTCCTCAAGTCTGCTCTAAGTGTTATTACTACTGAAAGTCAAATCTAGAAGGAATACACTCTTACACTGAGCACCTGATACACCTGACTGGATCCTTAAGGAAATCAAACATTTACTTCGGTCTCTTGAAAGCAAGGCAAGAGATTGATCTTGATTGGAATTGACAAATACCATGGTTATGAATTTGTCTTTCATGCCTATAGGACTGCAGATATTGCCACTATCAGAGGCCTTGAAGATTGGCTGATCCATTGATATAGGATCCAACACAACACTACATTGCACTTGGGAGGGTTTTCATGAAGGGGCTGTGGCATTAGACATAAGAGCCACTGTCTGATTATATATTCATCCATAGCAGCTGAcctaataaaataatggaatgatAAATGAAGGCACAATTGAAGTGCTAGTGATGATAACCTGCTCAAAAGGAGCACAGACCTCCAGGATGTAGTGTTCATCTAGATCAATGGTTAATACATATGGGATGGTATACCTTACAAATGGAAAACATAATTTCTGGAACCTAGGGGTCGAAGGAGGAGTGATGTTCTCAATATGACTTCCAGTGACCTGTACCTGGGAACTTTGTATTTTTCATCATCCATGAAAATCTGGGCTTTCTATGTTTCAaggttctgttttttgttttgtttttttccctgtgttttgAGACCTGAGGTTTTTCTCAGAGGAAAAACCCTTCCATTATGCTAACTAAGAAGAGATGTATTAAACTTTATGTTATGGCTATTATTCAGGAAATCTGGATAACAGATCTCTATGATAAGTGACAAGCGAGCAAGGAAATGACTCACCATCTGGAAGTGGGTGATTGTACTTGATCATTCAAAGGAATTGGGTTTCCTGTTACTTAATAGAAATGGGGAAGGAAAATAATGGCCACCAAGTCACCCTGGTGTCTTGATACTCTTTTGCTCAATTTTGACAATAGGTGGACAATTGTAGTAGCTGTGTCCTGAGAAGTGAGTGGGCATTCAGAAGCTAAGATATCTCACCAAGTAAGTTATCTAGatcagaaaaaataaggaaaattgagGAAAGTAGTAGATGTCTCAGTCAGTTAGGTATGcagtaacaaaataccatagactgtatgctttaaataacaaatatttaagtgTCTGGAATCTGGTAGTGGCATGCTGGGAGAAGCCTGCCTCCCACgggttgatgaatggatggaaaggCCCAGGCCAGCTACCAGTCTCTATtccgggggaaaaaaaaatatcttcaagGGCATTACAGTCCTGAGCTCTCTGCAGAATCAATGTTAAGGTTTTGTTACAAATGTATCTCAATATTTCCACAGGGACCTGCTTCCTTTACTATCCCACAGTGATCCTGAAATCATTCCCCAATATGTCTTCCTTTTATAAATCTATATCTCAAGTCAGCATTTAAAGGAACCTTACTGTAACAGTTGGTATGAGAATAGATGCAATTCTTGCTAGATTCTCACTTAAAtacttaaaacatattttaaaagatatgcaTTCAGGAAGTAATTCTTGTGACCTAATGGTGTTTAGGTTTATTATTTTGCACTCCTGAAATACTTTCTTCGAGTGCAGTTACCATATTCAGAGCAAGGTACTGTAAGATAAATGTGAGAACGATAGTGCCTATTCTCAAGAATTCAAAACCTAGTGGACTGCAAAACTATATTCATTAGCCATTGTTGACCATGGTTAGGGATCAAGTTTAGAtatcattatcattataattatttcaagatAGTACCTTATACAGAGACTGGAACTGCGTGAATTTTACCTTGCCAATAAACTCTCCATATCTTATAGCTTTGAAGAATTAGCTATATgtacaaataagaaatttaagtaatttttctAATTAACTTGGAAGCTTataatctgatcattttcttAAGTTTCTTTGGTAAGCTGTTCTTTATCCCAAAGAAGGGCAGGGCTTCCAAtatatttcagtttcttctttatttggctatccAGGCTTAAACTCCAATATTACACTGTTCGCttgggaagaaaaacaaataaacacaaaagcaaaataattgaGTTTTGAGTGGATCTTGTGACTTGGGTTATCAATCAAAAATCTGGATTAGTGAATGAAAGACAAAGGTCAAACACATGTACATGACTAATTAGCACACAAACATTTTTCCTACTAGCAAACACAACCATCACAGAATCTGAACAAAAAACTTGGTGTTTTTCATGTTAATGAAAGATAAATAGAGCAAAGAAGACAGCA encodes:
- the LOC124983890 gene encoding olfactory receptor 6C4-like, with the protein product MENQTSVVEFILLGLTNDVKLQAVLFLFLLLTYIFSIMGNLTIIILTLLDYRLQTPMYFFLRNFALLEISFTSVFVPKMLVNIGTGDKTISFAACFTQYFFAILLGATEFYLLAAMSYDRYVAICRPLHYTTLMSRRLCIGLVFCSWFSGFIVVIVPHTMTLQLPFCASNIINHYCCDYTVLLHLSCSDTYFIEVIQLVLAAVTLIFTLVLVILSYTYIIRTILRFPSVHQRKKAFSTCSSHMIVVSLSYGSCIFMYINPVKDAATFNKRVAVLNTSIAPLLNPFIYTLRNKQVKIAFKDMVSNIIFSKK